The DNA region AGTCTGTGTAGCAGGCCTTAAAGTAAAAGTTCATAGCGCACAGCTCGTAGCAAACACTGTGCGGATTTGAAACGAGTAACTGATGGTGAACGAGCTAGGGAAGTCGCGGGGTTGTGATGGCCGGTTGTAGTTGGAACTCAGGGCTCTAGCTTCAGAGAGACGACCCGGGATTGCCGATTGCGCTTGGCCATCTTTACAAATACCATCGACAAGCAAGGCGGCGCCCACCATGGCTTGCGCACTTCTTGTTCCCCTCTTAGGCATGCAACTGCATACATCCAACCCAAGAAGTCGTAGAAAATCTTGAGCTTCAAAAGCATATATGGATTGTAAAGCAAAGATGATCGTTTGTCACATTGGAGCGAATATATGCCTGCAGAAACATTAAGCTAGAACACATGGTCTGAACAATGGTAAGTGGCTATGCAAACTCAACCGTGCCTAGTGGAAGTCGAAATCCTATTTGCGTAGAGGAATTAGAATCATATCCCAAAGTGGGATGTTCACAATTTTACCCTGAAAAAGGCACCTCAAACCTTCATACAATAGGTGGCCATCTATATCTCGAAGGGACTAGAGGTCTACATTGAGCAAAATAGCAAATATGAAATGGAAGGAATCTAGAGGTGAAAGTGATTGTTTTAGACTCAAGATGAAAAAATACAAgccattttattttttgatcaggCAACTAGCAGCTTTCTCACCAGTTGAGTGAGGTGGAACGTCAAAAATACTAGAATCAGAATGGACCAAGGATAACTATCTTAATCATTCTATGATTACAGAAACAAAATCCATCTACCATCGTGGCCACTTTAGCAATTGGAATTACTTTAATTCAAGTGTGATAGGTTCAGGTTAGTAATTAGGCTAGAAAGTTTCTGCAGCCTACAAGCACTCAAAGATGCTATTACTTGTGCAATCTACTAATATTCTGAAATATGGATTTGGAGTGTAACTTCTATACCAAGGTAACACAAAAAAAGACCCAAATAGCTCTGTTAATTCACTTGCCACAGTTCGTAATTAAGAATAGTGACAGTAGGTTGACAAGAGGTCATGTTAACTATTCCAACAAAAGACAGCTGATAAAAGGTCAACTAATCCATCAAGATACATCAGATTGGTAAGAGGTCGTCTTTACTAATCCATCAAGATGGTGGAATAATTTTCTTATTGTTGTCCAGTATCAAACTCCTACAATTAACTGGTGAGGTGAGTGAAAGAGCCCAGGAAATTCTTCAACTCAGTTGACAGGTGTGGAGTTGAGAAGAGCTCAGTCGAGCTTCAAGAAAACAGGTCATTGATTAAACCAATAGTGAATATGGCTAGACTGTGTATATAACTTTGgtctattttttcataaaaaattaaaaagacactaattgtgaaaaaaaaaaaaaatcaagcaagcAAATTTAACTGGAACAAGATAATTTAAGTAACTGAATTGTTTCCCAGCTCAGCTAAATCAAGTTTTTGCAAATATTTTGCCAGCAGCTAGCTAGTCTTGTTTTCTTGTAATAACATGGTTAACAGCATGAGTATGTGCGTATCAGGCCATGAGACTCCTTATATAAGGAACCAGGATTAAGAGTTTACAGGATATCTGTCTTACAGAGTTACTCTTCACGCTATTAATAATTTCCAAAGCAAGTGAAGGTAGTATATCTTGTCTCCATGCACctaagttaataatttttttcctttccacTTTTTTCTTGAATATTATCAGAGATATATAACCGTCAGACAGGATGAAAATTAATATCAGAAAAACGTTTTTATGAAAGAATCACAGAGAGAAAAACATGCTACCTTTTATGCGCCTTAACTCCTTGCATAGAGTTATAAAGTCGCCCCACTTCATGTGGCAGCGCCTGATAAATCGGAGAATTTGCTCTGTAGTAAACATGGATAAACTTTCTAAGTATTCACCATTTACTCCATTTTCTTCAAAAACTTGTCGGTAGCTACCAAGATTTATCTCTTCGAGCCATAATCCAACATCCTGAAATCACATGGTTTAGCTTTCAGTATCGAGTAgtgaaacaaacaaaaaattCGTAGCTCCTTTAACAAAGGTGTTTTTCCAAACAGCTATTCTGTCATGTTGTCATGTCATAAGACAGACTAGCGGAGAGTATCTAAAGACACATTATATAATGGGAACAAATAATAAATATGAGAACCAATGAAGTGAAAGTAACAAAAGTCTAATGCGTAAATCGTAATTGTGAAAATTTATATGGACCACAGGTTGCAtctgaaaaattttaaattggatACTTCTATCTAAAAACTTGGCAAGACTGACcaactttattattcttctcATTTATTTATGTCtgtttaataaagttttaatatGAAGTTCGTTGGTTTAATTTctgattatttttattaatatgaaTAAATTATAATGAAATAAAGAATGTGTGTGAAATTCATTTATCAAACATAATTTCTTAATCTTCTTATCacctaaatttataatttaaaataaaattaataaaattctaGCTAAACCAATGGATCTAGGTGAGTCTGGATGATGAATTCACTTGAGCAAATGTCTGGCAGGTCCGTATGCTGCCATCAATCTGGCCTTTGAACAAGTGACCTTGAGTTTGGCCATATTAAGTTTTTTTATAACTATAACCAAAAGAAAGCCTATATAATGGCAAAAGATGATGCACAGTCGTAGTGTCAGAATAATGAATTTTAAACCTCATATTGTTTCCAAACGTAAATACAAAAACATATAATGTAGTTGAACTTCTTTCTATTAACCATTGTTTCTCAGACAATCATCAGCCAACCTAAATATTACTACGGTGCCTTCTAAGAATTTAGTTGGGTGAAGAGGTTTATGAATTGTATCGAAATATAGAAAGCGAGATTTCTTTGTTAATTTAACATATATCTATCCTGTGAAATCAACATGAAATTGATAGCTGTTTTATCAGCTACTTCTACGTGAATGCCCTAGTTTAGTACACTAGGATCCTAAAGACTAATTATCCCTTTCTTTGTAGTTCTTGATTTGCTCTTTCTCGATATCCACTACACTACTTTATCTACTGAACTGCATGTACTAGTACTACCCACGCCTTGTTTTGTCATGCTAACTATTTTCCTATTATTAAGATGCAACTGTCAATGCTACACACGACCATTACAAAACTTCAACCTATCTGCAATGGCAAATTAACATGGCAGTATTACTATGTTAGTATTTAAATGGTATCTCATTTTTCTAATTTCCTCTTCTCATTTGTTTGATGATACATCACTAACCAATCTCAAGACTTAACAATGTTTATCAATTCTACCATGTATTTACGTATTTATTGTTTTATTAACTTCCAAAATCTGAATGCATATGAACTGTCAGAATAAGGAAATTTTACTTCTCTAAGTCATGACTAGAAAAACATCTAGTTTAACAAAAGTTTTTGTTTTGATACTTCCAATGACAAATTCATTCATTTTTACTGCCTAAGCAACCAAATTTGTTTAATGCTATTTTAGATCTGATTTCAATCAGAATCAACTTTACATGGTTCTTAGTGGTTGGATTTTCTGAATTCAGTTTTGCCACTCTCCATGGTGTCAAGTGATTCTATATTCCCAATTATGTTTGCCATTTTGCTGCTGAGTGGCAGAAACACCTAAGTTATCATACTCCATACTATTACGGCAACTATCTTAACTACAAACCACTGACGTACGTGGTGATGAAGCATGACTGTTTTAGCCATTGCATAAATGACTGAAATTCCAAAAATCCTATAACACTTGAACAGATAAAACACAATAAGCTTTATAAGAAACGGTTGGCCTAAAAGTAGTCCCCTCCGActacatgatttttttttaaaaaaaatattgtatgATTCACACAAAAaggaaataattaattttcaaaactgagTAATAATTACACGAAACCAGCTCCAGCCAGTTCAGTTGGCTTTTGAGCAAACAATTGGGATTATTCTAGATAATGCGGGAAAAAAAGAGGTCTGAATTCAAATCAAGAACAGCTACTAGGGATTCAATAAAATCTTGCAATTTCTCAAAAAATGAGAGAGAGGGGATTTTAGCATACTCTGAGATCTAAAGAAATCTACCaatcaacaacaaaaaaaaaaattgtactgaGATCTATCCCGTTCATCCGATCCAAATGCACCACTGCACAGGTCCAAACAGAAGGCGGGAAAAAAAACATTTCTTGTTCAATCGGAAACAAAAATTCGgactttatttaaaaatcatgagATCTGAGAACAAATGAGAAGCGAAAGACACATGCAGCGACAGGTCCAGAAGCATACCTCTACCGTCCAGATGAAGAAATCTATGGGCTCCGGAGACCGGCCCTTGCTCATCTTACGCTTGATCCTAAAAG from Zingiber officinale cultivar Zhangliang chromosome 4B, Zo_v1.1, whole genome shotgun sequence includes:
- the LOC121977052 gene encoding uncharacterized protein LOC121977052, which translates into the protein MSKGRSPEPIDFFIWTVEDVGLWLEEINLGSYRQVFEENGVNGEYLESLSMFTTEQILRFIRRCHMKWGDFITLCKELRRIKVACLRGEQEVRKPWWAPPCLSMVFVKMAKRNRQSRVVSLKLEP